A single Bacillus marinisedimentorum DNA region contains:
- a CDS encoding NADH-quinone oxidoreductase subunit J yields the protein MNAELVIFFILALIAIGGGVLMINLNKVIHMMISLVFTFLSIAGLFVLLSAEFVAAVQVLIYSGAITIIMIFGIMLTKHNDENRSTVGTVRLITVLVGVAGFFIAVYFGINDLALGEQAADLHVNNTEQIGIALYSKYIIPFELTSVVLLVALIGAIILAKQDNDEEVDEK from the coding sequence GTGAATGCAGAATTAGTCATTTTCTTTATCCTTGCACTTATTGCCATTGGCGGCGGCGTGCTGATGATCAACCTGAACAAAGTCATTCATATGATGATTTCGCTCGTGTTCACTTTTCTCAGCATTGCCGGACTGTTCGTTCTCCTGTCAGCCGAGTTTGTAGCGGCCGTGCAGGTGCTCATTTATTCGGGCGCAATCACGATCATCATGATCTTTGGAATCATGCTCACGAAGCATAACGATGAAAACCGTTCAACTGTCGGGACTGTCCGGCTGATAACGGTGCTGGTTGGGGTCGCCGGTTTTTTCATTGCCGTCTATTTTGGCATCAACGACCTTGCGCTTGGTGAGCAGGCTGCCGATTTGCATGTGAACAACACGGAACAAATCGGGATTGCCCTTTATTCCAAGTACATCATTCCGTTTGAGCTGACGTCGGTCGTTTTGCTGGTCGCGTTGATTGGCGCCATCATTCTTGCCAAACAGGACAACGATGAGGAGGTAGATGAAAAATGA
- a CDS encoding F0F1 ATP synthase subunit epsilon — protein sequence MSTMKVNVVTPDGPVYDGEVEMVSTKAQSGELGILPGHIPLVAPLAIGAVRLKNGSDTDLIAVSGGFLEVQQEQVTILAQAAEKAEQIDIDRARAAKERAERRLQQTRQDDVDFKRAEMALKRAINRLDVGGNT from the coding sequence ATGAGTACAATGAAAGTCAATGTAGTTACCCCTGACGGCCCGGTCTATGACGGCGAAGTGGAAATGGTAAGCACAAAAGCTCAAAGCGGTGAGCTTGGTATCCTGCCAGGACACATCCCGTTAGTCGCCCCGCTCGCAATCGGGGCAGTCCGCTTGAAAAACGGAAGCGATACAGATCTAATCGCTGTCAGCGGTGGCTTCTTGGAAGTGCAGCAAGAGCAAGTCACGATACTTGCCCAAGCAGCAGAGAAGGCTGAACAAATTGATATCGATCGCGCCCGTGCCGCTAAAGAACGTGCTGAGCGCCGGCTGCAGCAGACAAGGCAGGATGATGTCGACTTCAAACGCGCCGAAATGGCGTTGAAGCGTGCCATCAATAGACTGGACGTGGGCGGTAACACGTAA
- a CDS encoding NuoB/complex I 20 kDa subunit family protein: MELNLENITPEEYAELERNVFMTTLEQVKGWARSNSLYPLTFGLACCAIEMMGVGSSHYDLDRFGSFFRTSPRQSDVMIVSGTVTKKMAPVMRRLYEQMPEPKWVIAMGSCATAGGPYINSYAVVKGADQVVPVDVYIPGCPPNPAALIYGLNKLKEKIRYEAKTGKRVNANE, encoded by the coding sequence ATGGAGCTAAACCTGGAGAATATCACACCAGAAGAATATGCAGAACTTGAGCGCAACGTGTTCATGACAACGCTTGAACAGGTAAAAGGCTGGGCGCGAAGCAATTCGCTCTATCCGCTCACCTTCGGGCTGGCCTGTTGTGCCATTGAAATGATGGGTGTCGGATCATCCCACTATGACCTGGACCGGTTCGGATCTTTTTTCCGTACATCGCCGCGCCAGTCGGATGTCATGATTGTTTCCGGAACCGTTACAAAGAAAATGGCGCCTGTCATGAGAAGGCTGTATGAGCAGATGCCTGAACCTAAATGGGTTATTGCGATGGGTTCATGTGCGACAGCCGGGGGTCCTTATATCAATTCATATGCCGTTGTAAAAGGGGCGGATCAAGTCGTTCCTGTAGACGTTTATATTCCTGGCTGCCCGCCAAATCCGGCAGCTTTGATTTATGGTCTCAATAAACTCAAGGAAAAAATCCGCTACGAGGCTAAAACCGGAAAGCGGGTGAATGCGAATGAGTGA
- the atpD gene encoding F0F1 ATP synthase subunit beta — protein MNKGRVTQVMGPVVDVKFPSGSLPEIYNALEVTYEVDGKQTDLTLETSLHLGDDTVRTVAMASTDGLVRGTEVTDLGAPISVPVGDVTLGRVFNVLGENIDLDEPLGADVQRDPIHRQAPKFENLSTTTEILETGIKVVDLLAPYIKGGKIGLFGGAGVGKTVLIQELINNIAQEHGGISVFAGVGERTREGNDLYFEMKDSGVISKTAMVFGQMNEPPGARMRVALTGLTMAEYFRDEQGQDVLFFIDNIFRFTQAGSEVSALLGRMPSAVGYQPTLATEMGQLQERITSTDKGSVTSIQAIYVPADDYTDPAPATTFAHLDATTNLERKLSEQGIYPAVDPLASTSRALSPEIVGEEHYEIARQVQETLQRYKELQDIIAILGMDELSDEDKLTVHRARRIQFFLSQNFHVAEQFTGQPGSYVPVKETVKGFKEILDGKHDDLPEDAFRLVGRIEEVVEKAKQMQEA, from the coding sequence ATGAATAAAGGACGCGTTACGCAAGTTATGGGTCCGGTTGTCGACGTCAAGTTTCCGAGCGGCAGCCTTCCAGAGATTTATAACGCGCTTGAAGTTACGTATGAAGTTGATGGCAAGCAGACAGACCTGACGCTGGAAACATCCCTTCACCTTGGGGATGACACAGTCCGTACGGTAGCGATGGCTTCCACCGATGGCCTGGTCCGCGGCACAGAAGTCACTGACCTGGGGGCACCGATCTCAGTTCCAGTCGGAGATGTCACCCTTGGCCGTGTATTCAACGTACTTGGAGAAAATATCGACCTGGATGAACCGCTTGGTGCAGACGTACAGCGTGACCCGATTCACCGCCAGGCACCGAAATTCGAAAACCTGTCCACGACAACTGAAATCCTTGAAACAGGGATCAAAGTCGTTGACCTTCTTGCCCCTTACATCAAGGGTGGTAAGATCGGCCTTTTCGGAGGTGCGGGTGTAGGTAAAACCGTACTGATCCAGGAATTGATCAATAACATCGCCCAGGAACACGGCGGTATTTCCGTATTTGCCGGCGTTGGTGAACGTACACGTGAAGGTAACGACCTTTACTTTGAAATGAAAGATTCCGGAGTTATCAGCAAAACTGCCATGGTATTCGGCCAGATGAACGAACCGCCGGGTGCGCGTATGCGTGTTGCCCTGACCGGCCTGACAATGGCTGAATATTTCCGTGATGAACAGGGACAGGACGTTCTGTTCTTCATCGATAACATTTTCCGTTTCACACAGGCGGGTTCCGAAGTATCCGCATTGCTGGGCCGCATGCCTTCAGCGGTAGGTTACCAGCCGACGCTGGCAACCGAGATGGGCCAGCTTCAGGAGCGGATCACATCGACAGATAAAGGTTCCGTTACATCCATCCAGGCGATCTATGTACCGGCCGATGACTATACTGACCCGGCACCGGCAACAACATTCGCCCACCTGGATGCAACGACAAACCTTGAACGTAAGCTTTCTGAACAGGGGATCTATCCTGCGGTTGACCCGCTGGCATCGACTTCCCGTGCACTTTCACCGGAAATCGTCGGTGAAGAGCACTATGAAATCGCACGCCAGGTCCAGGAAACCCTGCAGCGTTATAAAGAACTTCAGGATATCATCGCCATCCTCGGTATGGATGAATTGTCCGATGAAGATAAACTGACTGTACACCGTGCCCGCCGGATCCAGTTCTTCCTTTCACAGAACTTCCACGTTGCCGAGCAGTTCACAGGGCAGCCGGGTTCTTATGTACCAGTCAAAGAAACAGTCAAAGGCTTCAAAGAAATCCTTGACGGCAAGCACGATGACCTGCCGGAGGATGCATTCCGCCTTGTCGGCCGGATTGAAGAAGTCGTTGAAAAAGCAAAACAAATGCAAGAGGCTTAA
- a CDS encoding NADH-quinone oxidoreductase subunit C encodes MSEKDLEQQKKEAAAKAKAAAQAKAAAMKKQQESGAAPEDEKAKAAAEAKAKAAELKKEQETGGTSEDEKAKAAAKAKAAAAAKAKAAAKKKEQETGGASDDEKAKAAAKAKAAAAAKAKAAAKKEEQETGGASDDEKAKAAAKAKAAAAAKAKAAAKKEEQETGGASDDDKAKAAAKAKAAAAAKAKAAAAAKAKAGGAGAADDEKAKAIAAAKAKAKAAAAAKAKAATSSGGKEAAEEEQEEPSPNQPLLDKYVKVIEDNLGSEILEDSYINKLSKDVPTLVVNKDSYYKLAEFLKFNEQLSFEYLSELHGTDFQTHMEIYAHLYSYKNRQPVAVKVKIDRDHPEIESLEPVWKGANWPEREAYDLLGIIFKGHPDLRRIMLTEEWVGHPLRKDYEPYDVEV; translated from the coding sequence ATGAGTGAGAAAGACCTTGAACAGCAGAAAAAAGAAGCGGCAGCCAAAGCAAAAGCCGCGGCGCAAGCGAAAGCTGCAGCTATGAAAAAACAACAGGAATCAGGTGCTGCGCCTGAAGATGAAAAAGCGAAAGCGGCGGCAGAAGCGAAAGCAAAAGCCGCTGAATTGAAGAAAGAGCAAGAAACAGGTGGCACATCAGAAGATGAAAAAGCAAAAGCGGCAGCCAAAGCGAAGGCAGCGGCAGCAGCGAAGGCGAAAGCCGCAGCCAAGAAGAAAGAGCAAGAAACAGGCGGCGCATCAGACGATGAAAAAGCGAAAGCGGCAGCCAAAGCGAAGGCAGCGGCAGCAGCGAAGGCGAAAGCCGCGGCCAAGAAGGAAGAGCAAGAAACAGGCGGCGCATCAGACGATGAAAAAGCGAAAGCGGCAGCCAAAGCGAAGGCAGCGGCAGCAGCGAAGGCGAAAGCCGCAGCCAAGAAGGAAGAGCAGGAAACAGGCGGCGCATCTGACGACGACAAGGCGAAAGCGGCAGCCAAAGCAAAGGCAGCGGCAGCAGCCAAGGCAAAAGCGGCAGCAGCGGCCAAGGCGAAAGCTGGCGGTGCCGGTGCAGCCGATGATGAGAAAGCGAAAGCGATTGCAGCAGCCAAAGCAAAAGCGAAAGCGGCAGCAGCGGCCAAAGCGAAAGCGGCCACCTCTTCCGGCGGCAAAGAGGCAGCCGAAGAAGAGCAGGAAGAGCCGTCACCGAACCAGCCGCTGCTCGACAAATATGTGAAAGTCATTGAAGATAATCTTGGCAGTGAGATTCTCGAAGACTCATATATTAACAAGCTTTCCAAAGATGTACCTACCCTTGTGGTGAATAAAGACAGCTATTACAAGCTCGCCGAGTTCCTGAAATTCAATGAACAGTTGAGCTTTGAATATCTATCAGAATTGCACGGGACAGATTTCCAGACTCATATGGAAATTTACGCCCATCTTTATTCGTATAAAAACCGTCAGCCGGTGGCAGTCAAAGTGAAAATAGACAGGGACCATCCTGAAATCGAATCACTTGAGCCGGTCTGGAAGGGCGCCAACTGGCCTGAACGCGAAGCTTATGACTTACTAGGGATCATATTCAAAGGCCATCCGGACTTGAGGCGCATCATGCTGACAGAAGAGTGGGTGGGCCATCCTCTTCGAAAAGACTATGAACCGTACGACGTGGAGGTGTAG
- a CDS encoding NADH-quinone oxidoreductase subunit A, translated as MEQLFLYQNNYILVGIFLILGVLLPVVALSFGTLLRPSAPNEKKQETYESGIEPVGDSRVQFNVRYYIFALMFVIFDVETVFLYPWAVAYDKLGIFALIEMLIFVIMLIIGLVYAWKKKVLKWS; from the coding sequence ATGGAACAGTTGTTTCTGTATCAAAACAATTACATTTTGGTAGGAATTTTCTTAATCTTGGGTGTATTGTTGCCGGTTGTGGCGTTGAGCTTTGGGACGCTGTTAAGACCGTCTGCACCGAATGAAAAGAAACAGGAGACGTATGAAAGCGGTATCGAACCGGTAGGGGACAGCCGTGTTCAGTTTAATGTAAGGTATTATATTTTCGCCCTGATGTTTGTCATATTTGATGTTGAAACCGTCTTTTTGTATCCATGGGCAGTGGCCTATGACAAACTGGGCATTTTTGCACTGATTGAAATGCTGATTTTCGTCATTATGCTCATTATTGGGCTTGTGTATGCCTGGAAAAAGAAGGTGCTAAAATGGAGCTAA
- the nuoL gene encoding NADH-quinone oxidoreductase subunit L, with amino-acid sequence MMEYAWLIPLFPLLSFIFLLIFGRNLKEGSAYIGIAATLVSLVMSIVVLAERLDASTFKQTFTWLSIGGADLTAGVVINQLNALMLLIVSLVSFLVHMYSKGYMHDDDRFPVFYAYLGLFTFAMLALVMSPSLLQMYLFWELVGLGSFLLIGFYFYKDEARAAAKKAFIITRIGDVGFFIGMILLFWQVGTFDIAAIFEAVEAGEIETGMITLIAILIFIGAVGKSGQFPLHTWLPDAMEGPTPVSALIHAATMVAAGVYLVATMFPLFHASETAMSVVAVTGAFTAIFAASIGLVQKDIKRVLAYSTVSQLGYMMLALGAAGYAAGVFHLMTHAFFKALLFLAAGSVIHAVHTQNIDEMGGLWKKLKLTAPLFLIGTLAISGFPLFSGFFSKEEILVAVWADERYFLFWIAVIAAFFTAFYMFRLFFMVFTGEPRGEQKEVHESPGFMTFPMIILGILAVVAGFVNTPWFGTFLGDWLLEGNAALGEGHHEAPGWIMIVATLVSFAGIFLAWLMYGKRSLDRERVRSTSPALYSILFNKYYMDEIYDNTVVRGTNAISIFLKYIDEFLVEGIVAATAAATRGIGRIGSKMQSGQVQMYTSVAFIGLAALVVILALTGGYFK; translated from the coding sequence ATGATGGAATATGCTTGGCTTATACCGCTGTTTCCGCTGCTTTCTTTCATTTTCCTTCTCATTTTCGGACGGAACCTGAAAGAGGGAAGCGCCTATATCGGTATTGCGGCCACATTAGTTTCGCTGGTCATGTCGATAGTCGTGCTGGCGGAACGCTTGGATGCATCTACGTTTAAACAGACATTTACATGGTTATCGATCGGCGGTGCCGATCTGACGGCAGGCGTTGTAATCAACCAGCTGAATGCCTTAATGCTGCTGATTGTATCGCTGGTCAGCTTTTTGGTACATATGTACTCAAAAGGATATATGCATGATGATGACCGGTTCCCGGTGTTCTACGCATATCTCGGGCTCTTCACCTTCGCAATGCTTGCGCTGGTTATGTCACCGAGCCTCCTGCAGATGTATCTGTTCTGGGAGCTTGTCGGCCTGGGCTCGTTCCTGTTGATCGGTTTTTACTTTTATAAAGATGAAGCAAGGGCTGCCGCAAAAAAGGCGTTCATTATAACCCGTATCGGGGATGTCGGCTTTTTCATCGGCATGATACTCTTGTTCTGGCAAGTCGGCACGTTTGATATTGCTGCTATTTTCGAAGCTGTGGAAGCTGGCGAAATCGAAACGGGCATGATCACGCTGATCGCCATCTTGATCTTTATTGGGGCAGTCGGCAAATCAGGCCAGTTCCCGCTCCATACATGGCTTCCAGACGCGATGGAAGGCCCGACGCCTGTATCGGCTTTGATTCACGCCGCTACAATGGTTGCAGCAGGTGTATACCTCGTTGCTACGATGTTCCCGCTTTTCCATGCAAGTGAAACCGCCATGTCGGTGGTGGCGGTGACAGGTGCGTTCACGGCAATCTTCGCCGCATCGATCGGTCTTGTCCAAAAAGATATCAAGCGGGTTCTCGCTTATTCGACAGTCAGTCAGCTCGGCTATATGATGCTTGCACTTGGTGCAGCAGGCTATGCTGCAGGGGTTTTCCACCTTATGACGCACGCCTTTTTCAAAGCGCTGCTGTTCCTGGCGGCCGGGAGTGTCATACATGCTGTGCATACACAGAACATCGATGAAATGGGCGGTCTCTGGAAAAAACTGAAGCTGACCGCACCGCTGTTTTTGATCGGTACATTGGCCATCAGCGGATTCCCGCTGTTCTCCGGATTCTTCAGTAAAGAAGAAATTCTGGTTGCTGTTTGGGCCGATGAGCGTTATTTCTTATTCTGGATTGCTGTGATTGCAGCGTTTTTCACCGCTTTCTATATGTTCCGCCTGTTCTTCATGGTCTTTACAGGCGAACCGCGCGGCGAACAAAAAGAGGTGCATGAATCACCTGGCTTTATGACATTCCCGATGATTATTCTTGGCATTCTTGCTGTCGTTGCCGGTTTTGTGAACACACCGTGGTTCGGCACATTCCTTGGCGATTGGCTGCTTGAAGGGAATGCGGCACTCGGTGAAGGCCACCATGAAGCACCGGGCTGGATTATGATTGTGGCAACGCTGGTGTCGTTTGCCGGCATTTTCCTGGCATGGCTCATGTACGGCAAGCGTTCGCTTGACCGTGAGCGGGTGCGAAGCACATCACCGGCACTTTACTCAATCTTATTCAACAAGTATTATATGGACGAAATTTACGATAATACCGTAGTCCGCGGAACGAATGCCATCAGTATTTTCCTGAAATACATCGATGAATTTCTCGTGGAAGGCATCGTCGCCGCTACAGCTGCTGCCACACGCGGCATCGGCCGCATCGGTTCGAAGATGCAGAGCGGACAGGTGCAAATGTATACATCCGTCGCCTTTATCGGACTGGCCGCACTGGTCGTCATCCTGGCGCTGACAGGGGGGTATTTCAAATGA
- the nuoH gene encoding NADH-quinone oxidoreductase subunit NuoH has translation MQELLTSQPGWSNFFISFGLATAFLFGILAFVMYAILAERKVMGYMQGRHGPNRVGGRFGLLQTAADVLKLLIKEISIPKLADKPLFILAPIIAFAPSFMVLATMPFTDAFQFADIGVGLLYYIAISGITTVGVVAGGWASNNKYSLMGGMRAAAQMISYEIPLVMSVIGVILLAGTLNLNDIVAAQENWAFIILQPVGFLVFFIASVAELNRTPFDLPEAESELVAGYHVEYGGFLFAFFMLAEYVYLFGTAALTTILFLGGWNPIPGLGFIPGAVWFALKLSLIVFTMVWFRSTFPRIRADQLMEFGWKVLLPVALANIFLTAIVKELFNL, from the coding sequence ATGCAGGAACTGCTTACAAGCCAGCCCGGCTGGTCGAATTTTTTCATTTCCTTCGGGCTCGCCACTGCGTTTTTGTTCGGTATTCTTGCCTTTGTCATGTATGCCATTCTTGCAGAACGTAAAGTAATGGGTTACATGCAGGGCCGGCACGGCCCGAACCGGGTCGGCGGAAGATTCGGTCTGCTCCAGACCGCAGCTGACGTATTGAAGCTTCTTATAAAAGAAATTTCCATCCCGAAGCTTGCTGATAAACCGCTGTTCATCTTGGCTCCGATCATCGCGTTCGCACCGTCATTCATGGTGCTGGCGACGATGCCGTTCACGGATGCCTTTCAGTTTGCGGATATTGGGGTCGGCCTGCTTTACTACATTGCGATCTCAGGCATCACAACCGTTGGCGTTGTCGCCGGCGGCTGGGCATCGAACAACAAATATTCCCTCATGGGGGGAATGCGTGCGGCGGCCCAGATGATTTCCTATGAAATACCGCTTGTCATGTCTGTAATCGGAGTCATTTTGCTTGCAGGCACACTTAATTTGAATGACATTGTCGCCGCCCAGGAAAATTGGGCATTCATCATACTGCAGCCGGTCGGCTTTTTAGTCTTTTTTATCGCATCTGTTGCGGAGCTGAATAGGACACCGTTCGACTTGCCGGAAGCGGAATCTGAGCTGGTCGCAGGGTACCATGTCGAATACGGCGGTTTCCTGTTTGCATTTTTCATGCTGGCTGAATATGTATATTTATTCGGCACGGCGGCCCTGACAACGATTTTGTTCCTTGGGGGCTGGAATCCGATACCGGGGCTCGGCTTCATACCGGGTGCTGTCTGGTTTGCCCTTAAGCTTTCCCTGATCGTGTTCACAATGGTTTGGTTCAGGTCCACATTCCCGCGGATCAGGGCCGATCAGCTGATGGAATTCGGCTGGAAAGTGCTGCTGCCGGTTGCGCTTGCAAACATTTTCCTGACAGCGATTGTCAAAGAACTATTCAACCTGTAA
- the nuoI gene encoding NADH-quinone oxidoreductase subunit NuoI: protein MLGLAKGLKYTLNVFTKKQPTYEYPDESLKLPDRFRGIQKFYPEKCIVCNQCANICPTDCIQLTGKPHPDPDKKGKIIDTYDINFEICILCDLCTEVCPTEAIVMTNNFELAEFSRDDLFKNLEWLDENDNNVRKENKA from the coding sequence ATGCTGGGATTGGCAAAAGGCTTAAAATATACCCTGAACGTTTTTACAAAAAAACAGCCGACTTATGAATATCCTGATGAGTCGCTGAAACTGCCGGACCGTTTTCGGGGCATTCAAAAGTTCTATCCGGAAAAATGCATTGTCTGCAACCAGTGTGCAAATATCTGCCCGACGGATTGTATCCAATTGACGGGCAAACCGCATCCGGATCCGGACAAAAAAGGAAAAATCATTGATACGTATGATATCAATTTTGAAATTTGCATCCTCTGCGATCTTTGTACAGAAGTCTGTCCGACAGAAGCGATTGTCATGACAAACAACTTCGAGCTTGCGGAGTTCAGCCGTGATGACCTTTTCAAAAACCTGGAATGGCTGGATGAGAACGACAATAATGTGCGAAAGGAGAATAAAGCGTGA
- a CDS encoding NADH-quinone oxidoreductase subunit D: MLRTEEMLLNVGPQHPSTHGVFRLVVKVDGETIKEATPVIGYLHRGTEKIAENLQYTQIIPYTDRMDYLAAMTNNYVLCHAVETMMGLEIPERAEYLRILAMELGRVASHLVWFGTYLLDIGAVSPFLFAFREREMIINLLNELSGGRLTFNYMRVGGVKWDAPEGWVKKVEEFIPYMREQLAGYHELVTGNEIFLNRVKGVGRYTKEDALEYSLSGANLRCTGVKWDLRKDEPYSIYDRFDFDVPVQDGGDAWARYQVRMAEIEESLKIIEQAVEQFPEEGPIMAKVPRIIKAPKGEAFVRIESPRGEIGCYIYSDGKKEPYRLKFRRPSFYNLQILPKLLEGENMANMIAILGAIDIVLGEVDG, from the coding sequence ATGCTTCGAACAGAGGAAATGCTATTGAACGTAGGCCCGCAGCATCCAAGTACACACGGAGTTTTCCGGCTTGTCGTGAAAGTGGACGGGGAAACAATCAAGGAGGCTACACCTGTTATCGGCTACCTCCACCGCGGAACGGAAAAAATTGCGGAAAACCTGCAATATACACAAATCATTCCATATACAGACCGTATGGACTATCTCGCAGCAATGACAAACAACTATGTCCTTTGCCATGCTGTCGAAACGATGATGGGACTGGAAATTCCTGAACGGGCAGAGTATTTGCGCATACTGGCAATGGAGCTGGGGCGCGTAGCAAGCCATCTGGTCTGGTTTGGCACATATCTGCTTGATATCGGGGCTGTCAGTCCATTCTTATTTGCTTTCAGAGAACGTGAAATGATTATCAATTTATTAAATGAACTTTCCGGCGGACGGCTGACATTCAACTATATGAGAGTCGGCGGCGTAAAATGGGATGCTCCGGAAGGCTGGGTTAAGAAAGTAGAAGAATTCATCCCGTACATGCGTGAGCAGCTTGCCGGTTACCATGAACTCGTAACTGGAAACGAAATCTTCCTCAACAGGGTGAAAGGCGTCGGAAGGTATACAAAAGAAGATGCACTTGAGTATTCCCTGAGTGGAGCGAACCTGCGCTGTACCGGCGTGAAATGGGACCTCCGCAAAGATGAGCCTTATTCCATCTACGACCGTTTCGATTTCGACGTACCGGTCCAGGACGGAGGCGACGCATGGGCGCGTTACCAGGTGCGCATGGCCGAAATAGAAGAATCATTGAAAATCATTGAACAGGCTGTTGAACAGTTTCCGGAGGAAGGGCCAATCATGGCGAAAGTGCCGCGGATCATCAAAGCTCCGAAAGGCGAAGCATTTGTCCGCATCGAGTCGCCGCGCGGTGAAATCGGCTGTTACATTTACAGTGACGGCAAGAAAGAGCCGTATCGCTTAAAGTTCCGCCGTCCATCGTTTTATAACCTTCAGATTCTCCCGAAATTGCTGGAAGGGGAAAACATGGCGAATATGATTGCAATCCTTGGCGCCATTGATATTGTACTCGGGGAGGTCGATGGATAA
- the nuoK gene encoding NADH-quinone oxidoreductase subunit NuoK — protein sequence MSTIPLSVYLVVALILFSIGLFGALTKRNTVIVLVSIELMLNAVNLNLVAFSKYGVNPGITGQVFALFMITVAAAEAAVGLAILIALYRNRQTVNIDEMNMMKK from the coding sequence ATGAGCACCATTCCATTATCCGTTTACCTCGTTGTCGCCCTGATTTTATTTTCAATCGGCCTGTTTGGCGCATTGACAAAACGGAATACCGTCATTGTGCTCGTATCGATCGAACTGATGTTGAATGCTGTCAACCTTAATTTGGTCGCATTCAGCAAATATGGTGTGAATCCCGGCATTACCGGGCAGGTGTTTGCACTGTTCATGATTACGGTTGCTGCGGCAGAAGCGGCAGTCGGCCTGGCGATTTTGATTGCGCTGTACCGCAACCGCCAAACGGTGAACATTGATGAAATGAACATGATGAAGAAATAG